Part of the Longimicrobium sp. genome, TCAAGGCTCCAGAGGAGCGGGTTCTCCCTCCAGACGCATCTGAGACGCTGCTCAGGCCGCTCACCCCGAATTTCGCGTCTCGCTCTTCTTGAAAACCGTCGCAACTCCCAGTCGCGGAGGTTTTCACACGGTCTGGGCCTCAGAATGACGGCAAGCACCCATTGATCATCAGATCAGATCCAGGAAAGAGAGACGACGCGGGACCGGCTTCGCGCCGGCCCCGCGTCTTCGTTTCTCCCAATCTCCCGATCACCCGTCAGTTCAGGACCGTGGTGCCCCCGGTGGTGAGCGAGGGTGCGCGGGCGAGGATGCGGCCCAGCGCGGTGCGCTCGCGGCGCCAGACGGGGTCGTAGCCGACGTCGGCGGAGCTGGTGGCGGTGGGCTGGAACGACATCGGGTCCACGGGGACGCCCTTGCGGCGCACCTCGTAGTGCAGGTGCGGCCCCGTGGCCAGCCCCGTGGAGCCCACGTAGCCGATCACGTCGCCCTGGCGCACGGGCACGCCGTTGTAGACGCCGTGCGCGATCGACGACAGGTGCGCGTAGCGGGTGGCGTAGCCGTTCGGGTGGCGGACCTCCACCAGGTTGCCGTAGCCGCCCTTCACCGCCGCGTAGGAGACGCTCCCGTCGGCGGCGGCGCGCACGGGGGTGCCGTACCCGGCCGCCAGGTCCACCCCCGTGTGCGGGAGGATGCGGCGCAGGATCGGGTGCATGCGGTCCATGCGGAACGGGCTGGTCACGCGCAGGGACGGCAGCGGCCCCGTCCACGGCACCGGGTCCAGCGAGCGGCCCCAGTCGTCGTAGTAGCCCGGCTTCTCGCCCTGGTCGTAGAGGAAGACGGTGTACATGCTGCCGCCCACCGCCGCCTGCGCCGCCAGCACCTGGATGGAGCGCGTGGAGCCGTCGGGGCGCATGGTGCGCTCGTACGCCAGCCGCAGCCGCCCGCCGCCCTTGAGCGCCCGCCCCTGCAGGAGGGGAAGGTACATCTTGTCCAGGTGCCGCCCGATCATCTCGCGCTCCGAGGGCGACAGGTCGCTCGCCAGCACGGTGAGCGCCTGCGCGAAGCTCCCGCTGGCGTAGCCGCCGAGCAGCAGGGTGTCGGTGGTGACGGGGATGGCGTGCACGGCCGGCAGCGCGGCGGGCACGCCGCCCGCTTCCGCCGGCCCCGCGTCGGCCCACGCCGCGAACACGCCCAGCGCCAGCACGGCGACGGCCGCGACGGTGAGCGCGGGCATGAACGGAGTCCGCTCGAGGAGGCTGTACTTGCGCATGGGAAAGGAAATGCGGTCCGGGCGGGGAACGGGCCCGGAACGGGTCAGGACGTTCGACCGTGGTGTGGGGGAGTGAACAAGATAGTACGCGGCGGCCCGGAGGGGAAGCTTCGCGTTCGGGTACGGCTACGAAGCACACCGTACGCAGGCGCTTCCCCCGGCTCCGGCGGGTCTACTGCTCCCGGTACACTACCCCACCCTTCATCACGAAGCGCACCCGGCGCACGGCGGAGATGTCGCGCGTGGGGTCGCCCTCGACGGCCACGAGATCGGCCAGGAGGCCGGGGCGGATGGAGCCCAGGCGCTCCTCCAAGTGGAAGATGCGCGCGTTGCCCGACGTGGCGGCGATCAGCACCCGGGCGGGCGTCATCCCGTAGTCCACCATCAGCTCCATCTCGCGCGCGTTGTCGCCGTGCGGGTAGACGCCCACGTCGCCGCCCATGCAGATGGCGACGCCGGCGTCCAGCGCCGCGCGGAAGCTCCGCCGCTTCTCCTGCACCTGCGGCGGCTCGGGGTCCTGCCCCTTGCGCCAGCCGCGGTACTGCCGGATCGCCTCGGTGGCCGCCAGCGTGGGGCAGAGCGCCACGCCGCGCTCGCGCATCAGCCGGAACACCTCGGGGGTGCCGCCGTCGCCGTGCTCGACCGTTTCCACCCCGGCCAGCACCGCGCGGCGCATCCCCTCCGCCGTCCCCGCGTGCGCGACCACGGGGCGGCCGGCGTCGCGGGCCACCTCGACGATGCGCCGCAGCTCCTCCTGCGTGAAGGTGGCGCGCGACGGCTCGCCCGCGCCCCAGCGGTAGTCGGCGTACACCTTGATCCAGTCCGCCCCGCGGCCGATCTGCGAGCGGGCCACCCGCGCCACGCCTTCCAGCCCGCTCGCCTCCTCGGCCCCCACCGGCGCGTCCTCCCACTCGGGCGCCATCCCCCCGCGCGGCCCGTACGCCCCCGTGGCCACCATCGCCCGCGTGGTGACGATCAGCCGCGGGCCGGGGACGATCCCCTGCTCGATCGCCTGCTTGATCCCCACGTCTGCGTAGGCCGCGCCCTCCGTTCCCAGGTCGCGCGCGGTGGTGAAGCCCGCCAGCAGCGTGGCCCGCGCGTGCGCCACCGCCCGTGCCACCCGGAGCGCCAGCGCCTCGCGCAGCACCTGGTCGTCCCACGACGTCTCGTTGTAGGGGTGGAGGAGCAGGTGCGAGTGCCCCTCGATCATCCCCGGCATCAGCGTGGTGTTCGGGAGGTCGACCACGCGCGCCCCCGCCGCCGCGATCCCCGCCGCGGGCCCCGCGGCCGCGATCCGCTCGCCCTCCACCAGCACCGCCCACCCCTCGTGCGGCTGGGCGCTGACGCCGTCGAACACGCGCGCCGGGCGCAGCAGGTACCGCGTGGCGGACGCCGGCGTCTGCGCGGCCGCGGCGGCGGGGACGAGCAGGGCGGCGGTCAGGAGGCGGAGGAGCAGTCGCATCGGTCGTGGATCAAAAAGGGAACGAGGAACGGAGCCGACCAGCCTACGCGATGCGGCGGGCGCGGCGCACCACGACGGGCGAGCCCTCGGCGACGAAGGCGGAAGCCGGCGGCCCGGCCAGCGCCTCGGCGAAGGCGGGTCCGTAGAGCGCCACGGCGTCGCAGTCCAGCGCGGCCTCGGCGGCCTCCCACACGCGCCACGGGGGGTGCTCCACGCGGTACTCCACCGTGCCGCCGTCGCGCTGCGCGGTGTAGCCCCAGTAGTGCTCGGTGATGAACTCGGCCTCGGAGCCGGGCTCGAGCGGCCGCGGCTCGCCCCCGAACCGCGCGCGCACCGAGCACCACCGGCCGCGGTGCCGCCACCCGTACTGCGCGTGCCCCCCGCCCACGTCCACGCGGTGGCGCATCGGCAGGGCCACGTACGGCTCGTTGTAGATCGCGCGGGCGATCGTCGCGATCGCGACCCGCGGCACGATCTCCCGGATGAACGTCACCCCGCGCCGCCACCCCTCGGGCCCCCGGCGCCCCGTGTAGAAACGCAGGTTCACCTCCTCGAAGTCGCGGTGGAGGGGCACCGGCACCCCCAGCAACCGCGTGCCGAGGAAGAGGAAGCCCACCACGCTCACGAAGGTGGTGCCGTTCCACGCGTCCAGCTCGGTGCCGCGCGGCACGTGCGGCCGCAGCACCGCGGGGTCGACGGCGTAGTTGAGCATCACCAGCGTGCGCCACTCGGCGGTGAGGAAGCGCGCGGCGGGCGCCTCCGGCGGCGCGGCGGCCAGGGTGGACACGGGGCTTCAGTTCCCCTGCCCGGACGCTTCGCGGGAGAGCTCGTCCACCTGGCTCTCGCGCGCCTGGATGGCGGCGTTGGCGCTGTCGACGCGGGCGCGGGACACGTCGTCCACGCGGCCCGGGGCGTCGATCGTGGGCGGGGCCGCGGCGGCGGCGGAGTCGGCGGGAGCGGCGGTGTCGCCCCCGCCCGGGCCGCAGGCGGCCAGCAGGAGCGCGGCGGCGAGGGCCGGCGCGGTGCGCAGGTGCATGGTCGGAGTCCTCGGGTGGAAGGTGGGAAGTCCGCCGAAGATACCGGCCGCCGCCCGCGCGCGCCACGCTTTTCCGCGATCCGGAAGAGGCGGAGACGATTTCGCCCTCGTCTCCGCCTCCCGTCTTCCATCCGCCGAAGCTTACCGGCTCAGCCGACGGCGCCGCAGGTGCACGTCTCGATCGGCTCGCAGGTGCACGGGCCGTAGGTGACGTTGCAGCAGGTGTCGGCCTGGGTGTACGGCGGCGGGCAGGTGTCGCTGGGCGGCGGGGGCGGGCACCCCGGGGTCGGCGGCGGCGGGCACTCGCAGGTGCACGTCTCGATCGGCTGCCCGGTGCACTCGGGGCAGTCGGTGCGCGTGACGGGCGCGTAGAACGCGTCCGCGGCGCCGCGCACCGTCCCCGCTCCGCGCGCGTCGGCGTCCGTCGCGAACGACTCCACCACCAGCGCCTCCACCTCCAGCCGCAGCTTGCGCATGCCGCCCTCCTCGCGTGGGATGCCCTCGGTGCGTGACTTGAGACGATGGGGATAGTTGCCGCCGTTCCTCGCCCGGTCAAGCACCGTCCCGACCCGACCGACACGAGCATCCCACCATTGCGCGTCCCGTCGGCAAGCGCGGTTCCCGCGGCACTCCGGAGGGGAATCCGTTGGGGAGATTCGAGTTGCGCGTGCCGGGCGCGCCGGGTGCCGGAAAGATCTGTAACAGCACGATGCCGATCATCGTTACACCGTGCCGGCTCCCGTGCCGTGGTTGCGGTGGCAGGCCTTGCCCCCGGCCACGCGGCGCGCATCCCCTGGCTTCCCGCCCGGTGGATTCGCCCCCAACGCAGAGCCCCGCCCGGCGTGGTGCCGGGCGGGGCGTCGTGGTTCGCGGCGGAATTGCGGCGGGTCAGGAGATCGGGCCCACCTCGTCGAACGTGAAGCCGCAGAAGGACCCGAAGACGTGGACGTTCTGCGTCCCCGCGACCAGCTCGGCGGTCACGTCGACGGTGCAGCGCCCCGAGCTGCCGGCGCCCTTGGCCCAGGTGAAGGCGCCCCGCTCGGTGACCCGGAGCGCGGTGACCCCGCCCGCGTTCGACGCGGCGTTCAGCCCCACGTCGATCCTGGGGTCGCCCGTGAGCCGGATGGTGCCGCCGTCGTCGGTGGGCACCTCGCACGCCTGGTGGCGGACCGCCACGTCGGCCTGCAGCTGCGCGGTCTGCGCCTGGTCGTCGAAGCTCCCCGACATGTGCCCCGCCAGCGCCACCGAGCCGCTCGGCTTGCACGGCGCCGTGGTGTTGAAGTCGTAGGTGAAGCTGTTGGGAGCGGCGGCCGCGGCGCGGGAGGCCTGCGCCTGCGAGGTGCCGCCCTGGGCCACGCCCGAGCCGAGCGCCAGGATCGCGCGGTTGATCGCCTCGGCCTCGGCCCGGGTGAGCTCGCCGCCGCCCGGTCCGGTGCCGTCGCCGCTGCACGCGGCCAGGGCGGCGCAGAGCAGGACGGGAGTCAGGACGCGCTTGCGCATAAGGGGTTCTCCTGCGGGTGGATCGCATCGCCCGGCCGGGAGGCCGGGTTCACTTCCCGTCCAAGTTAATCCCGGCGACTGGGTGCCGCCATGTATCCGGTCGGAGTTCAATCAGCTCAAGCGAAGCTGCCCCCGCCACTCCGCGACGGCAGGCGAGGGACGGAGGTCGTGCTGCGAGCCGGTCCACCCGCGAATCCCGCCGCCCGGGATCCGGCTCAGAACAGCTTCTTCACGCCGGCCTCGATTCGGGCGGAGATAGGGCCTATCGCTTGCCGGACTGCCTTGCGGCGGGCCGCCAGCGACGCTGGGAAGTCCGCTCCCTTGGCCGCCTGCGCAACTCGCTCACTCGCCTCACTTGCCCACTTCGCGAGCTCGGAATGCGCGGGTCTCTTTGGATCGAACTTGGGGATCGGGAAGTCCAGCACCTTCTTGTGAATGTCCCGCTCGCCCAAGAGCCCGGTAGACTGAAACGGTTTGATCGCCTCATTCACGGTCTCGGAGTTGAGCACCGCGGCTAGATAGTCCGCCTCGTCACGAGAGTCGCAGGGCGCCCAGTAGAGCTTGTGGTCGATCACGAGCCGTCCATCGTGCGCGTGGGAGTCCAGCGAGGCCGCCGATACGTTGGTGCCCGACGCATTGTACAGGACGAGAGCCTCTCCCCGCGATCCCTGGTTCGTCAGCTTGTTCTGGTAGTTCAGCCATTCGGTGACCGTGGCCTCGGACTTTTTGCCACGCACCTTTTTCCAGTGTTTTTCGACCTTCGTCATCCACGCGGCGAACTTCCGGTCGCCCCGGGCCTTGAGTTCGCCGGCTTCCAGCAGCTGCAACGAGTCCCCCGACATGAGAATCGGCAGGACGACGATATCCGGCTCCAGCACGTAAAACGGAACAACGTGCTTCGACATGACGGCGCGGTAGATGTAGCGGCCTTCAACCTCGCCGCTCATCATGAAACCTCTCCACGGCGCTTTGGCGAGTACCGCCTGCTCCGGCTCGGTCTCAGCCCAGTACAGCCTGTCGAAGTCCGGCTTTCCGTCGAGTTCCGGGATCGCGACAAAGTAGCAGTTGCGCGGAACCAGCGTCGCACCCTGCCTGAACTGCCGCCGGTAGAAGCTGGACTTGGTCGGATGAGTGGTACCGCCGCCAGTGGACAGGGCGGTGCGCTCTCCCAGGTAGATCAGCCGGGCCTCGTTCGTCCTCCTGCGTAGCGCGCTTCGCGCCTCCTGCACGTTCGGGTCCTGTGAGCGGAGGACGCCCTCCCATTCGATTACCGGCAGGGTGTAGGTGCGGCTGCGGCTAGGCACCTTGCGCTCGGCGAACAGCACGCAGGAGGGGACTTTGAACAACGGCGTCACGCCCTTGAGGTCCCAGTACGCAACGACGGTGGCCTTCGCCACGTAATTCCGCGTACGAAGATTTGCGTGCTGGTCCGCCGTCAGGACGCTGCGGGGCACGACGAAGGCCAGCTTCGCGCCTTTCTTGCCGAACACGTTCAACGTGTGGACGAGAAAAATGGTGGCCAGCTCCATCTGCGTCATCAGCTTCTGCTGCCGCGGCGCGATCTGATATTCGTCTACGCCACGCTTTTTGACTTCGGCTTGGTACTGGGGGTCCTTGATGTACCTGTAGGAAAGCCAGGGCGGATTGCCGACGCACACGTCGAATGACTCCCGCAGCATGGCGGGTTTGTACGAATTCCGGACCACGAACGACCAGATCGAGTCCTTCCTGGCCTCAATCAGCTTAGCCAGCTTCCGCGCATACTCCCATAGCGCCTCGACCATCAGGTCCAACTCCGGCTCCCCCGCGATCGCCGGTACTTCGTTGCGCAGGTACGCCGCCAGTGTCACGCTCGATTCTGCCTCGCCTCGCGCGAGTGCTTCGCCCACCTCGGTCGCCGCGTCGATGGCGGGATCGAAAAGATCAGCATTGCGGACCAAGCTCTCGGGGATCGAGACGGATTTTTCCCCGAAGCGGACCTCGTACGTCCGCGTGCTGCCGAGCTCCAACTGAATGACCTCGACAGGTAGAAACAGCGCGTCAGCAAGGTAGACGGGGATCTGGATCGGCCTGCGAAGGTCGCGGAGCAGCGGGCCGAGGGCCAGTGCGTAGGTCGCGCGCGCAATGGTGACCGCCAGCGGGTGGATCTCGATTCCCACCACGCTGCTCAGGATGGCACTTAGGCGAAATGCACCGCCACCCTCGGGGTTGTTCGCGAGCAGTTTCGCGATCGCGGCTCTGAGAAAGCTCCCAGACCCGCACGTAGGGTCTATCACCCGGACGAACCCCGCTTTCGGGAGCAGCTCCTCGACGATCGCCTCGCACAACCAGTCGGGCGAGTAGTACTCGCCAAGGTCGTGGCGCTCCGCGGGGTCCACTAATTCCTGGTAAACTCCCTTAAGAATGTCGTTGCCGATGTGCAACAGGTCGTAAGTTAAAATCTGGTCCAGCAGGCGCTCCCACATCGGCGCGAGCGTCGGGGCGACGTCCGCCTCCGTGATCCAGGAAAAGAAGTCGTCCTCGACGAGGTTGCGGATACCGTGCTGCCTGAAATAGCTGCCGTCAAATACTTGATTCGCGACTTCCCTCAATGGCTGGGTCGTCTTGCCGTGCGACATCACCGCCCAGACGAGAAGCCGCGCGATGGAAGCGAGGTAGGTGTGGCGCAGAAAAAGATCCTGCAGCTGCTCGATAGCGTCGAGCGAGCCATACGTGAAAGTGAGGTATCGCTTCCACGTCGACAGCTTCAGCTCGTTCTCGGAGTGGGTGCCGGAGACGCGCCATGCCTCTCTCAGATCGCGGATCGCGCTGCTGTACGCCACGCTCTGGGCGCCGAAGTCGAAGCGGAACGCGTCGGGAGTGGGCTGCTGCCGCCCTTTGCGGAACAGCAAGGCGGTAAGCCAGAAAAGGAATTCATCAATGGTCGCGGACGTCAGCTCGATGGTTCGCAGGTGCTCGAGCTTCACCTGATCTGGCGTGACTTTTTTCGAAGAGCCGACCACCCGAACGGGAGAATACGTCTTCCAAATCTTCCCGTCCGTGGCGACACAGATCAGCACCCTCGTTGCCCCCTCGGCCGTCCATACGCCGGACGTGTACTCGCGGAGCTGATATTCTGCGTCGGCACCGGTTGCCTGCAG contains:
- a CDS encoding M23 family metallopeptidase — encoded protein: MRKYSLLERTPFMPALTVAAVAVLALGVFAAWADAGPAEAGGVPAALPAVHAIPVTTDTLLLGGYASGSFAQALTVLASDLSPSEREMIGRHLDKMYLPLLQGRALKGGGRLRLAYERTMRPDGSTRSIQVLAAQAAVGGSMYTVFLYDQGEKPGYYDDWGRSLDPVPWTGPLPSLRVTSPFRMDRMHPILRRILPHTGVDLAAGYGTPVRAAADGSVSYAAVKGGYGNLVEVRHPNGYATRYAHLSSIAHGVYNGVPVRQGDVIGYVGSTGLATGPHLHYEVRRKGVPVDPMSFQPTATSSADVGYDPVWRRERTALGRILARAPSLTTGGTTVLN
- a CDS encoding amidohydrolase family protein, which codes for MRLLLRLLTAALLVPAAAAAQTPASATRYLLRPARVFDGVSAQPHEGWAVLVEGERIAAAGPAAGIAAAGARVVDLPNTTLMPGMIEGHSHLLLHPYNETSWDDQVLREALALRVARAVAHARATLLAGFTTARDLGTEGAAYADVGIKQAIEQGIVPGPRLIVTTRAMVATGAYGPRGGMAPEWEDAPVGAEEASGLEGVARVARSQIGRGADWIKVYADYRWGAGEPSRATFTQEELRRIVEVARDAGRPVVAHAGTAEGMRRAVLAGVETVEHGDGGTPEVFRLMRERGVALCPTLAATEAIRQYRGWRKGQDPEPPQVQEKRRSFRAALDAGVAICMGGDVGVYPHGDNAREMELMVDYGMTPARVLIAATSGNARIFHLEERLGSIRPGLLADLVAVEGDPTRDISAVRRVRFVMKGGVVYREQ
- a CDS encoding DUF2071 domain-containing protein; translation: MSTLAAAPPEAPAARFLTAEWRTLVMLNYAVDPAVLRPHVPRGTELDAWNGTTFVSVVGFLFLGTRLLGVPVPLHRDFEEVNLRFYTGRRGPEGWRRGVTFIREIVPRVAIATIARAIYNEPYVALPMRHRVDVGGGHAQYGWRHRGRWCSVRARFGGEPRPLEPGSEAEFITEHYWGYTAQRDGGTVEYRVEHPPWRVWEAAEAALDCDAVALYGPAFAEALAGPPASAFVAEGSPVVVRRARRIA
- a CDS encoding N-6 DNA methylase; this encodes MSDAHRDALLRFAKEIESLPNESAKTHRFYGLIGEMFKGSKAVVELSRGTEKRVRIAAAAGDKHGRIDTYYGNVIIEFETSLQATGADAEYQLREYTSGVWTAEGATRVLICVATDGKIWKTYSPVRVVGSSKKVTPDQVKLEHLRTIELTSATIDEFLFWLTALLFRKGRQQPTPDAFRFDFGAQSVAYSSAIRDLREAWRVSGTHSENELKLSTWKRYLTFTYGSLDAIEQLQDLFLRHTYLASIARLLVWAVMSHGKTTQPLREVANQVFDGSYFRQHGIRNLVEDDFFSWITEADVAPTLAPMWERLLDQILTYDLLHIGNDILKGVYQELVDPAERHDLGEYYSPDWLCEAIVEELLPKAGFVRVIDPTCGSGSFLRAAIAKLLANNPEGGGAFRLSAILSSVVGIEIHPLAVTIARATYALALGPLLRDLRRPIQIPVYLADALFLPVEVIQLELGSTRTYEVRFGEKSVSIPESLVRNADLFDPAIDAATEVGEALARGEAESSVTLAAYLRNEVPAIAGEPELDLMVEALWEYARKLAKLIEARKDSIWSFVVRNSYKPAMLRESFDVCVGNPPWLSYRYIKDPQYQAEVKKRGVDEYQIAPRQQKLMTQMELATIFLVHTLNVFGKKGAKLAFVVPRSVLTADQHANLRTRNYVAKATVVAYWDLKGVTPLFKVPSCVLFAERKVPSRSRTYTLPVIEWEGVLRSQDPNVQEARSALRRRTNEARLIYLGERTALSTGGGTTHPTKSSFYRRQFRQGATLVPRNCYFVAIPELDGKPDFDRLYWAETEPEQAVLAKAPWRGFMMSGEVEGRYIYRAVMSKHVVPFYVLEPDIVVLPILMSGDSLQLLEAGELKARGDRKFAAWMTKVEKHWKKVRGKKSEATVTEWLNYQNKLTNQGSRGEALVLYNASGTNVSAASLDSHAHDGRLVIDHKLYWAPCDSRDEADYLAAVLNSETVNEAIKPFQSTGLLGERDIHKKVLDFPIPKFDPKRPAHSELAKWASEASERVAQAAKGADFPASLAARRKAVRQAIGPISARIEAGVKKLF